Proteins encoded by one window of Gouania willdenowi chromosome 4, fGouWil2.1, whole genome shotgun sequence:
- the LOC114462236 gene encoding homeodomain-interacting protein kinase 2-like, whose product MAAAAHPLMVGHALHSPSTRYTILEFIGEGSFGKVAKCRAHNSSKLVAVKILKKEYFQDVEDELSVLKTISSLNADHFNLVTFYEQFEYLGYKCLVFELLDVDLLHLVRSLNVNHICPIAKQLMMALQGLKAVRVMHTDIKPDNIMMVNIDESPFSVKLIDFGMASPISAAMPGLRHQPIGYRAPEVCLGLPYSGAIDMWGVGCTLAFLFLNDNLFPVHCEYLMMQSMVEMLGMPSKYQLHFGLYSKRFFCHEVDELGTRWRLLTPEEYTSRNRRQAEEWPEYRPHLSSLDDLLYMSELGDNETVEDRKAFIEFLKELLNLDGEERISPIDALQHPYITGSYLSQEPDNREHQTEAQVIEEHSPEDWDAEYPLNNENGKCGLIVAY is encoded by the exons ATGGCTGCTgcag CACATCCTCTAATGGTAGGGCATGCCCTCCACAGCCCCTCCACTCGATACACAATCCTAGAGTTTATCGGAGAAGGTAGCTTTGGGAAAGTTGCCAAGTGTCGTGCTCACAACAGCAGCAAATTGGTGGCAGTAAAAATCCTAAAGAAGGAGTATTTTCAAGATGTGGAGGACGAA CTGTCAGTGTTGAAGACCATCAGCTCTCTGAATGCTGACCACTTCAATCTGGTCACATTCTATGAGCAGTTTGAATACCTGGGCTATAAGTGCCTCGTCTTTGAGCTGTTGGACGTGGATTTGCTCCACCTGGTTCGTTCACTGAACGTCAACCACATCTGTCCTATTGCAAAGCAG CTGATGATGGCATTACAGGGACTCAAAGCTGTAAGAGTAATGCACACTGACATCAAGCCAGACAACATTATGATGGTCAACATTGATGAAAGTCCATTCAGCGTAAAGCTCATTGATTTTGGAATGGCTTCTCCCATCTCTGCCGCCATGCCCGGGCTCAGACATCAGCCCATCGGCTACAG GGCCCCAGAGGTTTGTCTTGGCCTTCCTTACTCGGGGGCCATTGACATGTGGGGAGTGGGCTGCACGCTGGCATTCCTCTTCCTAAATGACAACCTCTTTCCTGTCCACTGTGAATACCTCATG aTGCAGAGCATGGTGGAGATGCTGGGAATGCCATCAAAGTACCAGCTCCACTTTGGCTTATACAGCAAGAGGTTCTTTTGTCATGAGGTGGATGAATTGGGCACAAGATGGAGGCTGCtg ACACCAGAAGAGTACACCTCTAGGAACAGAAGACAAGCTGAGGAGTGGCCCGAATATCGTCCACATTTGTCATCATTAGATGACCTGCTCTAT ATGTCTGAACTAGGGGACAATGAGACGGTGGAAGACAGGAAGGCCTTCATCGAGTTCCTGAAAGAACTGTTGAATCTGGATGGGGAAGAGAGAATCTCTCCCATTGATGCTCTTCAGCATCCCTACATTACAGGGTCATACCTGAGCCAGGAGCCAGACAACAGAGAACA TCAAACCGAGGCACAGGTCATTGAAGAACATTCACCTGAAGATTGGGATGCCGAGTACCCTCTTAATAATGAAAATGGCAAATGTGGACTCATTGTGGCATATTAG